The nucleotide window CGCGCGAACCGATCCGCAACGGTTTCTCCGAGAAGCCGACATCTTCGTGCTGTCATCAGCGCGGGAAGGGTTTCCGGTCGTGATTTTGGAAGCGATGGCTTCTGGGCTCGCCGTCGTCTCGACCGATGTCGGAGGCATTTCGGAGGTATTGAAGACCGACGAGAATGGACTCCTGGTCAGGCCCGGGGATCCCGCAGCTCTCGCCGCTGCGGTTCGTCGTCTGCTGAGCGATTCCGCACTCCGCTCGTCGCTCGGAACGCGGGCACGGGAAACCGTCGTGAACCGGTTCTCGCTCCGCAGCTCGGTCGAGCGTTACGAGAAGCTCTACGAAGGCGCGCTTGCGGGGAGAGTCCGTTGACGCGGGTCATGCGCACCGTATCCGCCGCGATCTTCCGGGTCCGTAAACCGGGCGTCGTGCGGATCGTCCGGGAGCTCGAGGCGCGGCAGTGGTGGCCGAGGCAGAAGCTGGCGGAGCTCGAGGACCGGCGGACCCGTGATCTGGCGACATTCGCAGCGACGAAGATCAGCTATTACCGAGACCTGTTCGAACGGCACGGCGTCGTCCCCGAGACGATGGTCCTCCCGGACGACTGGGAACGGTTGCCGATCCTAACGCGGGAAGACCTTCGCACGCACTCGGAGGACTTGTACTCGAACGAGCCTGTGCGCGGCGTCCCGCTCGTGATGTCGAGTGGCGGGTCCACCGGGGAGCCGGTGAGCTTCTTGGTCGAGCAAGTCCAATTCGATGTCGCGGAGGCGATCCTCGCCCTGGCGTTCTCCTGGTCAGGCTGGAGGTTCGGGGAGCCGGCCCTCTCGCTGTGGGGGGGGAAAGCCAACCTCTCACCCTCGAGCGGCCTCCGGGAACGTCTCAAGACCAAGCTCTCCGGAAACGTGACCCTCCCTGTCTATGCCTACGACGAGAGCGCCATGGCATTCTGGTGGCAGACGATGGAGCGGTACCGCCCCACCGTTATCTACGCGTATGCCTCGGTTGCCGCCGACTTCGCGCGATGGTTGCTCGCGGAGCGGAAACGCCCTTCCGGCGTGAAAGGCGTCTTCTGTTCCGCGGAGATGCTGCTGCCCGAGTTCCGGACAACGATCGAGGAGGCGTTCGGCTGCAAGGTCTTCAACCAGTACGGCAGCCGCGAAACACCGGCCGTGGCCTGCGAGTGTGAGGCCGGCAACCTGCATGTGTTCTCCGATCTCAACCGCGTCGAGTACG belongs to Candidatus Polarisedimenticolaceae bacterium and includes:
- a CDS encoding AMP-binding protein produces the protein MTRVMRTVSAAIFRVRKPGVVRIVRELEARQWWPRQKLAELEDRRTRDLATFAATKISYYRDLFERHGVVPETMVLPDDWERLPILTREDLRTHSEDLYSNEPVRGVPLVMSSGGSTGEPVSFLVEQVQFDVAEAILALAFSWSGWRFGEPALSLWGGKANLSPSSGLRERLKTKLSGNVTLPVYAYDESAMAFWWQTMERYRPTVIYAYASVAADFARWLLAERKRPSGVKGVFCSAEMLLPEFRTTIEEAFGCKVFNQYGSRETPAVACECEAGNLHVFSDLNRVEYAGPTEDGDGASRILITPLYRRAQPLIRYDLGDLARPAAADCPCGRGYPLMEGIAGRQCDFFLAPNGKKIYPTFFVRQLYGRDWIRQYQFRQESPGQVQLLLELVDAGTGRDRVGVLVAELLPSLRSLMGHEVELVARVVSSIPRTKVGKHRFVINQMGID